In Fundulus heteroclitus isolate FHET01 chromosome 18, MU-UCD_Fhet_4.1, whole genome shotgun sequence, a single genomic region encodes these proteins:
- the LOC118566692 gene encoding von Willebrand factor A domain-containing protein 5A-like, producing MMNCCGLLTDKKEPVPLKSIEVQLEVKDHVATVVSTLNYENKEDKPLEAVFVFPLPGDAAVCHFSAQIGQTHIVAEVKEKQQAREEYDDALSSGQQAFLLEESDQSPDIFSLSVGSLPPGESASIRLEYVTELAVQADDGLRFCLPAVLNPRYQPQGSEGPSVQVTSVPASLVPYSLSFSARVSSPRPISKVESNCSLEPLQYLNADQTQATVKLAAGHKFDRDVELLIYYKDAHQPTAVVEAGQASAKPGSLMGDPVVMVSLYPEFPQDVMSSLASCGEFVFLMDRSGSMDCPMNDSTPQETCISSARDTLLLLLKSLPMGCYFNIYSFGSQFEHIFPTSVKYSEKTMKEALKKVENMEANLGGTEILLPLKHIYSQPCIPKQPRQLFIFTDGEVGNTKEVTDLVKMNAATHRCFSFGIGEGASSALINGMAKEGGGHAQFITGTDRMQPKVMQSLRFALQPAVEDISVSWDLPKGVSSTILSPPITAMFQGQRSLIYAQLTGQCSKATDGCVTVKYRLAGHPSQNQLHFNLKPAGDTGLTVHRLAARTVIRCLESESTHSEQKAGEVKKKKVVELSVQSGVSSSFTAFIAVNKDVGKAVQGPLVRRNIPTPFCGRPLMLRACRSSKQRLKSRAYSAPMPMAMNCSPPILMGMMGGSAPKSISPVVRHEAASPPPRKDPLLQLVSLQKASGCWLLDAHLAAALGKASKEVKKAKPASVNSEVWASILALIWLHGFKMDAKEEWELLTLKAASWIKAQNAPCVSECVEAGNTLLGCSVKKEDLGL from the exons ATGATGAACTGCTGTGGTCTGCTTACTGACAAGAAGGAACCAG TTCCTCTGAAGAGCATTGAAGTTCAGCTGGAGGTGAAGGACCATGTGGCTACAGTGGTCTCCACTCTGAACTACGAGAACAAGGAGGACAAACCACTAGAGGCTGTTTTTGTCTTCCCTCTGCCTGGAGATGCTGCTGTGTGTCATTTCAGTGCTCAGATTGGACAGACACACATTGTAGCTGAGGTGAAGGAGAAACAGCAG GCTCGGGAGGAGTATGACGATGCTCTGAGCTCCGGTCAGCAGGCCTTCCTGTTGGAGGAGAGTGACCAGAGTCCAGATATCTTCTCTCTGAGTGTGGGCAGCCTGCCTCCAGGAGAGAGCGCCTCCATCAGGCTGGAGTACGTCACTGAGCTGGCTGTACAGGCTGATGACGGGCTGAGGTTCTGTCTGCCTGCTGTGCTCAACCCTCGGTACCAGCCTCAGG GTAGTGAAGGTCCCAGTGTACAGGTGACCTCAGTTCCAGCCTCTCTGGTGCCCTACAGTCTGTCCTTCTCTGCCCGAGTGTCCTCTCCTCGTCCAATCTCTAAAGTAGAGTCCAACTGTTCCCTGGAGCCTCTTCAGTACCTCAACGCTGATCAAACTCAGGCCACG GTTAAGTTGGCTGCAGGACACAAGTTTGACAGAGACGTTGAACTGCTGATTTATTACAAAGATGCCCACCAGCCCACTGCTGTGGTGGAGGCAGGACAGGCCTCTGCCAAACCTG GCTCTCTGATGGGTGATCCAGTGGTGATGGTGAGCCTGTACCCTGAGTTCCCCCAAGATGTGATGTCCTCACTCGCCTCCTGTGGAGAGTTTGTGTTCTTGATGGATCGATCAGGAAGTATGGACTGTCCCATGAATGACAGCACACCGCAAGAAACTTGCATTAGCAGTGCAAGG GacactctgctgctgctgttgaagAGCCTACCAATGGGCTGCTACTTCAACATCTACAGCTTTGGATCACAGTTTGAACACATCTTTCC TACAAGTGTGAAGTACAGTGAGAAGACCATGAAGGAGGCTCTGAAGAAGGTTGAAAATATGGAGGCTAATCTTGGAGGAACAGAGATTCTTCTGCCTCTCAAACACATTTACAGCCAGCCCTGCATTCCTAAACAGCCTCGACAG CTGTTTATCTTCACTGATGGAGAAGTGGGAAACACCAAAGAAGTTACTGATCTTGTTAAGATGAATGCAGCCACCCACAG GTGTTTCTCTTTTGGGATTGGAGAAGGAGCCAGCTCTGCTCTCATCAACGGGATGGCCAAAGAGGGAGGAGGTCACGCTCAGTTCATCACCGGGACTGACAGGATGCAACCAAAA GTGATGCAGTCTCTGAGGTTTGCTCTGCAGCCAGCTGTGGAGGACATTTCTGTCTCTTGGGATTTACCAAAGGGAGTGTCCTCCACCATTCTGTCTCCACCCATTACAGCTATGTTTCAGGGTCAGAGGTCACTGATTTATGCTCAACTCACTGGACAG TGTTCAAAGGCAACAGATGGCTGTGTGACGGTGAAGTACAGACTGGCAGGTCATCCCTCTCAGAACCAGCTGCACTTCAATCTCAAACCTGCTGGTGACACTGG ATTAACAGTTCACAGGCTGGCTGCTCGCACTGTGATTCGCTGCCTGGAGTCTGAAAGCACACACAGTGAACAGAAAGCTGGAgaagtgaagaagaagaaggtggtGGAGCTCAGTGTCCAATCAGGAGTGAGCAGTTCTTTCACTGCCTTCATTGCTGTCAACAAAGACGTCGGCAAAGCAGTTCAAGGACCTCTGGTACGGAGGAATATCCCAACACCTTTCTGTGGAA GGCCTCTAATGCTTAGGGCTTGTCGTTCTTCAAAACAAAGAC ttaaGAGTAGGGCTTATTCTGCTCCAATGC cgATGGCTATGAATTGTTCTCCTCCAATAC tgaTGGGGATGATGGGTGGTTCTGCTCCAAAAAGCATTA GTCCTGTGGTTAGACATGAGGCAGCATCCCCACCACCCCGCAAAGAccctctgctgcagctggtGTCCCTGCAGAAGGCGTCTGGCTGCTGGCTGCTTGATGCACATCTGGCTGCAGCGCTGGGAAAGGCCAGTAAGGAGGTGAAAAAGGCAAAGCCAGCATCG GTCAACAGTGAAGTGTGGGCCTCCATTCTGGCTCTGATCTGGCTTCATGGCTTTAAGATGGATGCAAAGGAGGAGTGGGAGCTCCTGACTCTGAAGGCTGCATCCTGGATCAAAGCTCAGAATG ctCCATGTGTGTCAGAGTGCGTTGAAGCTGGAAACACGCTGTTGGGCTGCAGCGTGAAGAAAGAAGATCTGGGGCTCTGA